The genomic interval GGGCTGGCGTTCGTCCCGATCACGCCCTGGCCGATGAGGGCCATGCGCAGCCGTTCGTCCTCGAGATACCGTTCGACGTACTCGACCATGGACCAATCGAAGAGGAGGTCGATGGCTTCGCGATCGCCTTTAAGGCGCGTTTCGATCTGGTCCCGCGTTGGCGCCCTGCCGATCCAGATGTCGCCTTCGCCGGGCGGGCGGAGGGCTAGCCGTATGCGCTTCATGGGTGCGTACATGGCCTCGAAGCCATCCACGTCCCGGGGCGACAGGCGCCGTATCTCCTCCCGGCAGCGGTCGTCGTCCTCCCACAGTTGAACGCTCGACCCGTCCTCGAAGGGGACGAACATGCCCGACTCCGCCGGGGTCCAGCGATAGCCGTAACGGGGAAAGTCGAGTTCTTCGATCACGAGGGGATGGAGCAGGCCGGCCAGATAGGCGCAGGGCGAAACACGGTATCCCGGCCAGGTCTCTTCGAGCGTGCAGGCACCCCCCACGCGTTCCCGTGCCTCCAGGACCAGCACCCGCTTGCCCGCCCGGGCCAGGTAGGCCGCGCAGGTCAGCCCGTTATGGCCGGCGCCCACGACGATCACGTCCCAGTCGCGGGGCGCGAGCGACGAGACCGGTTCGGGCAGTCCGATGCGTCCCAGGGCGTCGCGGCAGGTTCCGCCCGGCGCCGTTGCCGTCGTCATGTTGTGGGATTTCGGGTCCACGGGCGTCATCCGCTCCAGGTGAATCGTTTCAGCGCGTCCCGGTTCAGTTCCAGTCCCAGTCCGGGCGCGTCGGAAAGCGTGATGTACCCATCCACCGGACGGGGCTGCCCGGTAAGGATCTGCGTATCCGGATCCACGTTGTGGTCCGGGAAATACTCGACCATGGGCATGTTCATGTTGGCCATCGCGAGGTGGAAGTTGGCCACCCACCCTCCGTGCGTGATTACCGGAATATCGTTCGCGGCGGCGAGATGGACGATTTTCTGCACTTCGGTGATGCCCGCGCAGCGGTCCACATCGGGCTGCCAGACGTCGGCGCAGCCCATTTCGAGCCAGCGGGCGAAGGCGTGCTTTCCGAATTCGTTTTCACCCCCCGAAATCGGCATGGACGCCGCTTGCCGCACCTTCACGTAGCCCGGCCAGTCGTGGGGGTGCACCGGTTCCTCCACCCAGGCGAGGTCGAATTCCTCCACCATGCGGATCATCTTGATGGCATAGTCCGCGGTGAAGGAACGGCAACAGTCCACCATCTGTTCGACATCGGCCCCGATGGTTTCACGGAGCGTCCGGACCACCTGCCGGTTCTTGCGCATGCCTTCCACCCCGTCGTCCTGGCTGAATCCGAACCGCTGCTTCACGGCCGTAAAGCCCTGGTCGACGTACATCGACGCCTCCTCCCTCAGAAGGCCGAGGTCGGGGTCGCCCCGATCGCTCGCGTAGACGTACAGCCGGCTGGCGTAGGCGCGCAGGCTGTCTTTCGTCTTCCCTCCCAGCAGGTTGTATACCGGCTGGTTCAGATACCGTCCCTTCAGGTCCCACAGCGCCGTGTCGATGGCGCTGATGGCACTGCTGGTGATCCCCTCCCGCGCCTGGGAGATGCAGTAACGGTGCATTTTCTCCCACAGCCAGTCCGTGCGCATGGGATCTTCGCCGATCAGCAAGGGAACGAGGACATCGGTCAGGACGGTATATACCCCGGGAAGACCGTAGCCTTTCTGCGAAACGCCGGTCACGCCTTCGTCGGTCTCGATTTCGATGATGAGCGAGTCGGGAGCGTCCGGCTGCTTCGGCCTGGTCTCCGGCGGAGCGTCGTACTTCAGGTCGCGGTAGTAATAAATCGGATTGACGGAATGGATGACGTAAGGCTGGCGCCCGGAGCCGGGCGTCTTGACCGGCGTGACCTGGATGCGGGTGATATTCATGGCGAATCCCGTTCGTCGCAATGCGCTTACGTGTGGTGCGGGCCGCGCTCCTAAGGGGTACGATGCGCCTCCGTTCGGCCGCTTTCCTAAATCAGGTTCGGCAACAACGGATGACCCCGGTTTTCGAGCGGCAGGGCGATACGGCTTCCCGACAGGTGGGCGGCATACACGCCGTGGATCATTTCCAGGGCCCAGCGCCCGTCGTAGCCGCTGTTCACCGGCCTGCGCCCATCCCGCCTCGCCTCGAATACATCCCGGACGACGGCTACGTTCGCCGCGGTCTGGAGCGCGCTCATGGCGGACTGCTCGGAAGGCTCCAGTTCAAGCGCTTCCGAGGTAACGTCGCGGACGGACACGTCGTCATCCGGATGCCAGACCGGGGATTCGTAGATCCGGATCTGCTGGGAAGCCTCGTGAACGGTCATGATCCCCTCCGAGCCGAAGATCCACATCCCGTACCTCTGGGGGTGGCCAGACTGGCTTCGGCGCGTCTCGAAAGTGGCCGTCACGCCGTGGCCGAATCCGTACATCGCATGGATCGCATCGCCCGCGATGAGCCCCAGTTCCTCCGGACCCTCCACCGCGTCTTCCAGGGTCGCGGACCGTCCGCCGGCCAGGGTCACCGACGCCTGCACCCAAGCGGGGTTCCTGCCTAGGAGGAACCGGAGCATGTCGAAAAGGTGGGTGCCCAGCACCATGAGGTCCTCGCCGCCTCCCCGGTGATCCTCCTTGCCGTTCATGCGGACGTGGAGTATGTCCCCGATGGCGCCCTCGGCGAGCAGTTGGCGGGCGTGCCAGGCGGCGGTGTGCATGCGGCCCTGGTGGGCGATGCCCATCATGACTCCGGCCTTCTCGCAGGCTTCTATCATGGCGTCGGCCTCGGAAAGCGTGCGGGCCATGGGCTTTTCGAGGAAGATGCACGCGCCTGCTTCCGCGACGGCAAGGGTCATTGTGGCGTGCTGGTCCAGCCACCGGGGACAGATGCTGACGATGTCAAACCACTCGTTTCTCAGCATCTCCCGATAGTCCGAATACAGGTTTCCCACGCCCAGGCGCCGGCCCGCTTCCTGCAGACCGTCCGGGTCGTCGTCGGCCACGGCGATGATGTCCACGTCCTCCATTTCGAGATACACCGTGTCCAGGCCATGACCATAGTTGCCCCTGCCGGTACGGCCGATCACACCCGCCCGGTATCGTCTGTCCATTCAACGCCCCTCCGGTAGCAACGCCACTCCGGTAGCATCTCCCTGTTGACCGTTCACGGGACCGGCATCAGCCAGCCCGCCAGGTTCAAGATCAGCAGCAGGCCCAGGATGGCATAGTCGCGCCAGATGAACGGAAAAGCAAGGAACTCCGTCCGCTTGCCCCGCATGCCGAACCCCTTGGATTCAAGCGCCATGGAGAGCAGGTCGGTATCCCGGATCGCGTATACGAATATGGGCACCAGCAGCGGCACGTACTTGCGGGCCCGCTGCAGGACGTTTCCGCTCTTGAGATCGAGGCCCCTCGCCTGCTGCGCCTGGACGACCGTGCCTATACGGGTAAAAAACAGGGGGACGAGCCGAAAGGCAAGGGAGAGCGCGAAGCTCACGGCAAAGGGCAGCCCGATGGTCCTGAGTCCGTAGGCGAACTCCTCCACTTTCGTGCAGGATACGAAGATCATGCCGGAAACGAGCATGGCCTCGAGCCGAAATCCCATGGCGAGCCCGAACCGTATGGACTCTGTCGAGAGTGTGAACAGACCGAAAGACCAGAACGGCTCGCCTACGCGCCTGAACAGCGACCACGAAACGACACTGAACACGAGCACGGTGATCATGAGCGGCAGGATGCGCCGCAGGTTTCTAAACGCACCGGCCGAACGGGCCAGCAACAGCACGCCCGACAGGATGGCCAGTTGATACCAGGGCGACTGGAAAGCCACGGTGAGGATCAGCAGCATGGCGAGTCCCAGGATCTTCGTCGAGGGATGGAGCCGATGCAGCAGGGTATCGGAGGGTATATAGAGTACCATGGGCGGTCCAGGTGATCCAGGTGGTCCGGAGGTCCGGAGGTCCGGTGGCCCGGTGATCCAGGCGGTCCGGGCGATCCGGAAGGTCCGGGAGGTCAGGAATAGCGGCCCGACTGCCTGCCTCTACTATTCGTTCAGGGTTGGTTCATCGGGACGTTCCAGGCAGTCTACGATCTCTTTGACGGAACGCACCACGAGTCCGAATTCATACCCGAGGCGCACGGCCTCGGGCGCTCGCAGGTACAGCGACTCCAGCAGCTTCGGATCACTGAAACACGACCGGACGTCCCCGTCCCGGACGACGCGTCCCCCGGACATGATGACGCAGCGGTCGGCATACTCTGCGACGACCCACATGGAGTGGGTGATCATGACCACGGTTCGTCCGGATTCGTTGAGGCGTCGGATGAGGTTCAGGATGGCGACCTGGCCGGGATAGTCCAACCCCGTGGTCGGTTCATCCAGGACGAGGATCTCGGGGTCCGTGGCCAGCACCGACGCCACGGCAAGCTGCTGTCTTTCTCCCCGGGTCAGGTTGAAGGGATCCTCTTGTTCACGCCCGGCGAGCCCGGTAACGGCCAGGGCGGATTCAACTTTCTCCCTGACCGTCTCTTCGGGCAGGCCGTAGTTGCGGGCGCCGAAGGCGACTTCGTCCAGCACGGTATTGGCGAAAATCTGGTGATCCGGGTTCTGGAATACGTAACCGACCCGGCGTCCCAGTTCGCGCAGGGTCCATTCGGAGGTGGATTTACCCAGGACGCGGACCTCTCCTTCCGTCGGAACGTGCAGTCCGTTGAGGTGCTTGGCGAGCGTCGTCTTTCCGCAGCCGTTCTGTCCGACCAGCGCAACGAACTCGCCGGCCGTAATCTCCAGGAAAACGTCGTCCACGGCGGGAGGCGAGTCCCCATATCTGAAAATCAGGCTGCTGATTTGCACGACGGGTCGGCCTGATTCGGGCTTTTGCTCGCCGTTCAGGATCTCTTGGGCGGACTCCTTTACCCGCCATCCAGCCGAATGAATACGGACCACGGCATCCTGGATAGTCAAGGCACTGGACTCCAGGCCCAGCTCGGTCAGCAGCACGGTGGTCTGGAGCGGCCGGACGCCATGCCGTTCCACGTATCCGGGGTCGGCAAGCATCTCGCTGGGCGAGCCCTCGCGTATGATGCGTCCTTCGTGCATCAGAAGGATCCGGTCCGCGGTCAGGACGTGTTCGGTCTCATGCTCGACCAGGATGATGCCCTCGATTTCATCCCGGAGGACCTGTGCAAGCCTGAAAATGTCTCGTTTCCCGATAGGATCCAGGTCGGTCGTCGGCTCGTCCATAACGACCAGCGCGGGCCTGCCCGCAAGTACCGAAGCGATGGCCAGGCGCTGTTTTTCACCGCCCGACAGGCTGGATGGGTCCCGCTGTTCGAAGCCAACGAGGCCGACGCGGCCTAGCGCCTGTTCGACGCGGGTCCGCATCTGATCGCGGTCCACGGCGAAGTTCTCCAGAGCGAAAGCCGTTTCCAGTTCAACGTTGGTGGAGAACAGCTGCGCCTCGAAGTCCTGGAATACCAGGCCGATGATGCGGGCCAGTTCGTAGACCTGCGGATGGCCGGACTCCTGGCTGCCGGGTTCCCGGCTGCCGGCTACCTGCAGCCTGCCGTCCAGCCTGCCTTTGATGAAGGATGGGATAAGCCCGTTCAGGCAGCGGCACAGGGTGGATTTACCCGCGCCGGTCTCACCGATAATGACGGTAAACTCGCCGGGACGATGACTGTAGTTGATCTGGTCGAGGGCCGGTTTAGGGGCGTCCCGGTAGGTGAACGCGAGGTCGTTTAGCGTGAGGATCGGCTGATTCAAGAGATCTCTTACGTGGAGGAATTCACCATATGTGGCAGAGTGGGGAGACCGCGCAGATGTTAGCGAATGATCGCACGTTTGTCAATACCGGTATATCTGGCACATCCATGACACAAAGACAGGATCCCGTGTTGGTCGGTGCTTTACGATGGGCCTGCGGAGGAGAAGGAAATTGGCCCTTGACCCTTGTAAAATCGGTACAGTTCGGTATAGTATAGTAAATTAACTAGACTCCAGCTTAACATCGGAACTGGGAGCGCGGTCATTTTGTGGTCGTTTGCCTTCATAAGACAAACAGGAAAGGGGTTAGACGGCCCCTCATAACCTGACCCCGGATAATACCATGAGACGGATTTTCCCACTGGTCTTCATCTTGACTATCCCGACCTGCTCCCTGGTCCCCGGCCGGAATCTCCCCGAGCCCGAATCGATTCCCGAAATGCCCGGCGCGTTTGCCGCCGGCGTGGCGGATTCCGGCACATACCAGCCGCTGGAGTGGTGGAAGACGTTCGAAGACCCGGTACTCGACCGGGTAGTCGAGGAAGTGCTCTCTTCGAATTTCGACCTGGCCGGAGCGGTCGCCCGGGTACAGCAGGCCCGGAGCCGGGCGGGCGTCGCCCGGGCTTCGGCGTTTCCGCTGGTTCAGCCTTCGGTAGGCGTGAACGACTTCGACGGTCCGACGAACGCGGGCATCGGAGCGCAACTGGAGGAAGTCGGGCTGGACCCGGAAGCACTGAGCGCGGCGGGCGTGGAGATCCCCGACCGGTTGGGACTCACCACCTATACCCTGAGCATGGAATTTGCCTACGAACTCGATTTCTGGGGCCGCAACCGCAACGATACGCGGTCCGCAGAGGCTGAACTGGCGGCGACGGAGGCGGACTACCTCAGCGCGCGCATGGGGGTGCTGGCCGAGACCGTCCGTACTTATCTGGAGATTTCAAGTCTGCGCCGGCAACAGGGGCTGGCCGGCGAGATCGTGGCCGTCCTTCAACAACTGGAATCGCTTGCAGAATCCCAGTATGAGCGGGGATTGATCGAATTGGGGGATCTACACGCGGCACGACGGAGACTGCGCGAAGCCCAGGCTGAATTGCCGCAGATCGAAGCACTGCGGGCAGATGCCGAGGGACGGCTGTGGATACTCATGGGCGGCTTCCGCGCCGATCTCGCACATAAGTTGTCCAATTCCCCGGGTCCATCACCGGTACTCAAGCCGGTCCCCACGGGCATCCCGGCCGATCTCATGGTCCAGCGGCCCGATGTCCTCGCGGCCATGCAACGTGTGGAAGCGGCGCGGTATTCCGTCAGCGCCCGCCGGGCGGCCCTGCTGCCGCGGTTATCCCTTCAGGGCGCCATAGGATTGCAGAGTACGGATTCGAGCGAGTGGTTCGATCCGGATCAATGGTTCCGCAACCTCACCATGAACCTGCTCGGACCAGTGATTCAGGGTTCCCGGCTTCAAAGAAACATCGCGCTGGCTGAGGCCAGGCTGAACGAGGCCGCGGCCGCTTATGGACGTTCCGTGGTCACCGCGGTGAACGAGGTCGAGTCCGCCCTGCTGGGACTGGAAGCCAGCCGGCGGCGGCATGCACTGCTGGAATCCCTTTCCAATGAAACCCGGGCGGAATCGGCGCTTCAGGAGCAAAGATACGTATCAGGCGTGGGTGCATACGAAGCGTTCCTGGCAGCGGAACAGACCCGTTTGGCGGCGCAGTCGGTACTGGCGGCAGCGGTGCGGGACCTGGGTTACGCCCGACTCGCCCTCCATCGCTCACTGGGCGGTACCTGGACCGCCACCGACAGTGAGCGTCTCAGGCTGCAGCAGACCCAGCCGGAGGGGCGTCTCCCCTCCAGCCCTCCAACGGAGTGAATAGCCATGTCGCGTTTAACCAGTTTTCTCGTTGCCGGCGGCATACTCGGAGTTTCCGTGGCATTGGCCGCCCTGTTGATTTCGCTGGCCCCGCAACCGACGCGCACGGAACAGCCGCCCCAGATACCCTTCGTTCAGACGGGCCTGGTCACCGCGGGATCCGGACCCATCCCGGTGTTCGGTTCCGGCACGGTAAGGCCGAGTGCAGAGATCGATGTCGTTTCGCAGGTAGGCGGCAGAATCGCGTGGGTCAACCCGGGATTCCTGAGTGGCGGCCGGATCGCGACGGGGGATACGCTCTTCCGCATCGAGGAGGTCGACTACCGGTACCGGGTACAGGAAGCGGAGGCCAGTCTCGCGGCCAGTCAACTGGCATTGCTGCGGGAGGAGGAACAGGCGTCGATTGCCCGTGCACAGCACGATCTCTACACCGCTCGCAAAGGGAATGCGCCTTCGGACGACAACGCAAATCCACTCGCGCTGAGAGAACCGCAGTTGAAAGCAGCCCAGGCCGCACTGGATCGCGACGAAGCCCGGCTTGCCGATGCCAATCTCGCCTTGCGAAGAACCCAGGTTACTGCGCCATTCGACGGATACGTGCAGGAAGAATCCGTGGATGCGGGACGGATCGTTGCCGCCGGCCAACCCGTCGCGCGGGTTTTCGCCTCGGATGCGGTGGAAATCGTCGTGCCCTTGTCCGATTCCGATGCCGCATTGATTCCGGGGTTGTGGTCGCTTTCGGCGGGCGACGGGAACCGGAGCGTCGTTGCACGCGTGGTCGCCCGTTTCGGTGAGGGATCCTATGCCTGGACAGGTTACGTGGACCGGGGCGAGCCCTACCTTGACCGGC from Gemmatimonadota bacterium carries:
- a CDS encoding energy-coupling factor transporter transmembrane component T, with the translated sequence MVLYIPSDTLLHRLHPSTKILGLAMLLILTVAFQSPWYQLAILSGVLLLARSAGAFRNLRRILPLMITVLVFSVVSWSLFRRVGEPFWSFGLFTLSTESIRFGLAMGFRLEAMLVSGMIFVSCTKVEEFAYGLRTIGLPFAVSFALSLAFRLVPLFFTRIGTVVQAQQARGLDLKSGNVLQRARKYVPLLVPIFVYAIRDTDLLSMALESKGFGMRGKRTEFLAFPFIWRDYAILGLLLILNLAGWLMPVP
- a CDS encoding L-rhamnonate dehydratase, which encodes MNITRIQVTPVKTPGSGRQPYVIHSVNPIYYYRDLKYDAPPETRPKQPDAPDSLIIEIETDEGVTGVSQKGYGLPGVYTVLTDVLVPLLIGEDPMRTDWLWEKMHRYCISQAREGITSSAISAIDTALWDLKGRYLNQPVYNLLGGKTKDSLRAYASRLYVYASDRGDPDLGLLREEASMYVDQGFTAVKQRFGFSQDDGVEGMRKNRQVVRTLRETIGADVEQMVDCCRSFTADYAIKMIRMVEEFDLAWVEEPVHPHDWPGYVKVRQAASMPISGGENEFGKHAFARWLEMGCADVWQPDVDRCAGITEVQKIVHLAAANDIPVITHGGWVANFHLAMANMNMPMVEYFPDHNVDPDTQILTGQPRPVDGYITLSDAPGLGLELNRDALKRFTWSG
- a CDS encoding efflux RND transporter periplasmic adaptor subunit; its protein translation is MSRLTSFLVAGGILGVSVALAALLISLAPQPTRTEQPPQIPFVQTGLVTAGSGPIPVFGSGTVRPSAEIDVVSQVGGRIAWVNPGFLSGGRIATGDTLFRIEEVDYRYRVQEAEASLAASQLALLREEEQASIARAQHDLYTARKGNAPSDDNANPLALREPQLKAAQAALDRDEARLADANLALRRTQVTAPFDGYVQEESVDAGRIVAAGQPVARVFASDAVEIVVPLSDSDAALIPGLWSLSAGDGNRSVVARVVARFGEGSYAWTGYVDRGEPYLDRQTRTIDVIVRVPDPFRSGRPMDGTVQSGASPPLLVGKYVEVEINGLERDDFFLVPRAALQSGNEVWIVRDGGTVHIVPVQVLQRTGDRAYVTGDLENGHDVVTGGIRFTTEGMRVQTETGQTP
- a CDS encoding energy-coupling factor transporter ATPase, which encodes MNQPILTLNDLAFTYRDAPKPALDQINYSHRPGEFTVIIGETGAGKSTLCRCLNGLIPSFIKGRLDGRLQVAGSREPGSQESGHPQVYELARIIGLVFQDFEAQLFSTNVELETAFALENFAVDRDQMRTRVEQALGRVGLVGFEQRDPSSLSGGEKQRLAIASVLAGRPALVVMDEPTTDLDPIGKRDIFRLAQVLRDEIEGIILVEHETEHVLTADRILLMHEGRIIREGSPSEMLADPGYVERHGVRPLQTTVLLTELGLESSALTIQDAVVRIHSAGWRVKESAQEILNGEQKPESGRPVVQISSLIFRYGDSPPAVDDVFLEITAGEFVALVGQNGCGKTTLAKHLNGLHVPTEGEVRVLGKSTSEWTLRELGRRVGYVFQNPDHQIFANTVLDEVAFGARNYGLPEETVREKVESALAVTGLAGREQEDPFNLTRGERQQLAVASVLATDPEILVLDEPTTGLDYPGQVAILNLIRRLNESGRTVVMITHSMWVVAEYADRCVIMSGGRVVRDGDVRSCFSDPKLLESLYLRAPEAVRLGYEFGLVVRSVKEIVDCLERPDEPTLNE
- a CDS encoding Gfo/Idh/MocA family oxidoreductase, whose product is MDRRYRAGVIGRTGRGNYGHGLDTVYLEMEDVDIIAVADDDPDGLQEAGRRLGVGNLYSDYREMLRNEWFDIVSICPRWLDQHATMTLAVAEAGACIFLEKPMARTLSEADAMIEACEKAGVMMGIAHQGRMHTAAWHARQLLAEGAIGDILHVRMNGKEDHRGGGEDLMVLGTHLFDMLRFLLGRNPAWVQASVTLAGGRSATLEDAVEGPEELGLIAGDAIHAMYGFGHGVTATFETRRSQSGHPQRYGMWIFGSEGIMTVHEASQQIRIYESPVWHPDDDVSVRDVTSEALELEPSEQSAMSALQTAANVAVVRDVFEARRDGRRPVNSGYDGRWALEMIHGVYAAHLSGSRIALPLENRGHPLLPNLI
- a CDS encoding efflux transporter outer membrane subunit, encoding MRRIFPLVFILTIPTCSLVPGRNLPEPESIPEMPGAFAAGVADSGTYQPLEWWKTFEDPVLDRVVEEVLSSNFDLAGAVARVQQARSRAGVARASAFPLVQPSVGVNDFDGPTNAGIGAQLEEVGLDPEALSAAGVEIPDRLGLTTYTLSMEFAYELDFWGRNRNDTRSAEAELAATEADYLSARMGVLAETVRTYLEISSLRRQQGLAGEIVAVLQQLESLAESQYERGLIELGDLHAARRRLREAQAELPQIEALRADAEGRLWILMGGFRADLAHKLSNSPGPSPVLKPVPTGIPADLMVQRPDVLAAMQRVEAARYSVSARRAALLPRLSLQGAIGLQSTDSSEWFDPDQWFRNLTMNLLGPVIQGSRLQRNIALAEARLNEAAAAYGRSVVTAVNEVESALLGLEASRRRHALLESLSNETRAESALQEQRYVSGVGAYEAFLAAEQTRLAAQSVLAAAVRDLGYARLALHRSLGGTWTATDSERLRLQQTQPEGRLPSSPPTE